A genome region from Mercenaria mercenaria strain notata chromosome 11, MADL_Memer_1, whole genome shotgun sequence includes the following:
- the LOC128546689 gene encoding myb-like protein X has translation MDKDKEKNVINTTDVGKNCTVSLKYLNTLSDGLTYRLSEKTSQVKNKMKDNDSNDNANKSNSKEEHKNENAEQSEKQNDHNQDNVSDLEQQRSQVIQEEPLNLSVKGHKEGDVLDQGEKESDKDECDNDINRNKKNEEVLEVNNVTNTQDSGTATPLLDERTSEMTMLGELDIVS, from the coding sequence atggataAGGACAAagagaaaaatgtaataaatacaacGGACGTAGGTAAGAATTGCACAGTAAGCTTAAAATACCTAAACACATTGTCTGATGGTCTAACATACAGATTATCAGAGAAAACCTCAcaagtcaaaaataaaatgaaagataatgacTCAAATGATAACGCAAACAAGTCTAACAGCaaagaagaacataaaaatgaaaatgcagaACAAAGTGAGAAACAAAACGATCATAATCAGGACAATGTGTCAGATCTTGAACAACAGAGAAGTCAGGTAATTCAAGAGGAACCTTTGAATTTATCGGTTAAAGGTCACAAAGAAGGAGATGTTTTAGATCAAGGTGAAAAAGAAAGTGACAAAGATGAATGTGACAATGacataaacagaaacaaaaagaacGAAGAAGTATTAGAAGTAAATAATGTTACAAATACACAGGACAGTGGTACTGCGACACCACTTCTAGATGAAAGAACCAGTGAAATGACTATGTTGGGAGAATTAGACATAGTAAGTTAA